A window from Chrysemys picta bellii isolate R12L10 chromosome 20, ASM1138683v2, whole genome shotgun sequence encodes these proteins:
- the LOC112060070 gene encoding scale keratin-like produces the protein MSYCPPQDCIPDICPRPYIDVCNEPCISSCGDSTAVVFAPPVVVRFPGPTMATCPQDSFVGSSLPNMPIRAGASYGSGGGFSGSITSGGSYGGGLGGGYSGGYGGGSSIVYGGGAGGGYGGGAGGGYGAGYGGSYGCGGSRGYIRKSYRSISGGGYSGFNRGNCGPC, from the coding sequence ATGTCTTACTGCCCACCACAGGACTGTATTCCCGATATATGCCCACGTCCATACATTGACGTCTGCAACGAGCCGTGTATCTCATCATGTGGAGATTCGACTGCAGTGGTCTTTGCGCCACCAGTTGTTGTGAGATTCCCGGGACCAACTATGGCTACTTGTCCTCAAGACAGCTTCGTAGGAAGCTCCTTACCAAATATGCCAATTAGAGCTGGGGCCTCATATGGTTCCGGTGGAGGTTTCAGTGGCTCAATCACTTCTGGGGGTAGTTACGGTGGTGGTTTGGGAGGAGGTTACAGTGGAGGCTATGGGGGAGGTAGCAGTATTGTTTatgggggtggagccgggggtgGTTATGGcggaggagctgggggtggttATGGGGCTGGTTATGGAGGCTCATATGGTTGTGGGGGCTCACGTGGTTATATCAGGAAGTCATATCGTAGCATTTCTGGGGGAGGATATTCTGGATTCAACCGTGGGAACTGTGGGCCATGTTAA
- the LOC112060069 gene encoding scale keratin-like, producing MSCCPPQDCIPDICPRPYIDVCNEPCISSCGDSNAVVFAPPVVVRFPGPTMATCPQDSIVGSSLPNMPIRAGGLYGSGGGFSGSITSGGTYGGGFGGGYSGGYGGGSSIVYGGGAGGGYGGGAGGGYGAGYGGSYGCGGSRGYIRKSYRSISGGGYSGFNRGNCGPC from the coding sequence ATGTCTTGCTGCCCACCCCAGGACTGTATTCCCGATATATGCCCACGCCCATATATTGACGTCTGCAATGAGCCATGTATCTCATCGTGCGGAGATTCAAATGCAGTGGTCTTTGCACCACCAGTTGTTGTGAGATTCCCGGGACCAACTATGGCTACATGTCCTCAAGACAGCATCGTAGGAAGCTCCTTACCAAATATGCCAATTAGAGCTGGGGGCTTATATGGTTCCGGTGGCGGTTTCAGTGGCTCAATCACTTCTGGGGGTACTTACGGTGGTGGTTTTGGAGGAGGTTACAGTGGAGGCTATGGGGGAGGTAGCAGTATTGTTTatgggggtggagccgggggtgGTTATGGcggaggagctgggggtggttATGGGGCTGGTTATGGAGGCTCATACGGTTGTGGGGGCTCACGTGGTTATATCAGGAAGTCATATCGTAGCATTTCTGGGGGAGGATATTCTGGATTCAACCGTGGAAACTGTGGGCCATGTTAA
- the LOC112060068 gene encoding scale keratin-like, whose translation MSYCPPQDCIPDICPRPYIDVCNEPCISSCGDSNAVVFAPPVVVRFPGPTMATCPQDSIVGSSLPNMPIRAGGLYGSGGGFSGSITSGGSYGGGFGGGYSGGYGGGSSIVYGGGAGGGYGGGAGGGYGAGYGGSYGCGGSRGYIRKSYRSISGGGYSGFNRGNCGPC comes from the coding sequence ATGTCTTACTGCCCACCACAGGACTGTATTCCCGATATATGCCCACGCCCATATATTGACGTCTGCAATGAGCCATGTATCTCATCGTGCGGAGATTCAAATGCAGTGGTCTTTGCGCCACCAGTTGTTGTGAGATTCCCAGGACCAACTATGGCTACATGTCCTCAAGACAGCATCGTAGGAAGCTCCTTACCAAATATGCCAATTAGAGCTGGGGGCTTATATGGTTCCGGTGGCGGTTTCAGTGGCTCAATCACTTCTGGGGGTAGTTACGGTGGTGGTTTTGGAGGAGGTTACAGTGGAGGCTATGGGGGAGGTAGCAGTATTGTTTatgggggtggagccgggggtgGTTATGGcggaggagctgggggtggttATGGGGCTGGTTATGGAGGCTCATATGGTTGTGGGGGCTCACGTGGTTATATCAGGAAGTCATATCGTAGCATTTCTGGGGGAGGATATTCTGGATTCAACCGTGGGAACTGTGGGCCATGTTAA